In one window of Arachis ipaensis cultivar K30076 chromosome B06, Araip1.1, whole genome shotgun sequence DNA:
- the LOC107647702 gene encoding uncharacterized protein LOC107647702 yields the protein MVRADASVSIKVLLNATTTYFGFRPTYRRVWLVKQKAVAHIYGDWDESYNELPRWVLGVQLTMPGTVAVLRTSPVRVGGQVDDSQAYFHRLFWTFPPCIEAFRHCKPLVSIDGTHLYGKYGGTLLVAITQDGNSNILPVAFALVEGENVESWSFFLSHLRQYVTPQSANFALTFKGKDAKRLLVNACYAKTEVEFDYWFDILRSEDPAMCEWANRIEYSLWTQHRDEGRRFGHITTNISECVNSNQESPGVLVAEGYLWEVGRTIHSQGERGRGPVRNRTTIQSTSGEVYRGQSEDGEVLHGDFVRQR from the exons ATGGTTAGagctgatgcatccgtcagcatcaaggtgctcctgaATGCGACGACGACATACTTTGGGTTCAGGCCAACGTATAGGAGGGTTTGGTTGGTGAAGCAGAAGGCCGTCGCCCACATCTATGGTGATTGGGATGAGTCGTACAATGAGCTCCCGCGGTGGGTGTTAGGAGTTCAAttgacgatgcctggtactgttgcAGTCCTTAGGACAAGTCCTGTTCGAGTTGGGGGCCAGGTGGATGACTCACAAGCTTATTTTCACCGGCTCTTCTGGACGTTTCCACCATGTATTGAGGCATTCCGGCATTGCAAGCCGTTGGTGAGTATTGACGGCACCCACCTGTATGGTAAGTATGGGGGTACGTTGCTCGTCGCGATTacacaggacgggaactccaacatactgCCTGTTGCATTTGCATTGGTTGAGGGTGAGAATGTGGAGTCCTGGTCCTTCTTTCTTTCCCATCTACGACAGTACGTGACCCCGCAATCGG CAAATTTTGCCCTGACCTTCAAGGGCAAGGACGCAAAGAGGCTTCTTGTGAATGCATGTTATGCTAAGACTGAGGTGGAAttcgattactggtttgatattctgcgATCTGAAGACCCTGCCATGTGTGAGTGGGCGAACCGGATCGAGTATTCATTGTGGACCCAGCATCGGGATGAGGGTAGGAGATTCGGTCACATAACGACAAATATCTCTGAGTGTGTTAATTCAAATCAGGAATCTCCCGGTGTGCTCGTTGCTGAAGGCTACTTATGGGAGGTTGGCAGAACTATTCATTCGCAAGGGGAGAGAGGCAGAGGTCCAGTTAGgaaccggacaacaattcagtcaacATCTGGTGAAGTGTATAGAGGCCAATCTGAAGACGgcgaggtgcttcacggtgactttgtACGACAGAGATAA
- the LOC107648551 gene encoding glutaredoxin-C6: MQGLRRCSNDVVQLDLSTTVTTTNTSSTSLSIDVEESVETKIQRLITEHPVIIFTRSSCCMCHVMKKLLATIGVNPTVIELDDHEIAALPSSSEDGPGAASNLRNRTPAVFIGGACVGGLESLVALHVSGHLVPKLVQVGALWV, encoded by the coding sequence ATGCAGGGGCTACGGCGGTGCTCAAACGACGTCGTTCAGCTGGACCTATCCACTACAGTGACGACCACAAACACATCATCAACCTCACTCTCCATCGACGTTGAGGAATCAGTGGAGACCAAGATCCAACGGCTCATAACAGAGCACCCAGTCATCATATTCACACGATCTTCTTGCTGCATGTGCCACGTCATGAAGAAGCTTCTCGCTACCATCGGAGTTAACCCAACCGTCATCGAATTGGACGACCACGAGATCGCCGCCCTCCCTTCCTCCTCCGAAGACGGACCTGGTGCCGCCTCCAATCTCCGGAACCGCACCCCCGCCGTCTTCATAGGTGGCGCCTGTGTTGGTGGTCTCGAGTCCCTCGTGGCTCTCCACGTCAGCGGTCACCTTGTTCCTAAGCTCGTTCAAGTCGGTGCTCTCTGGGTATGA